A DNA window from Salvelinus fontinalis isolate EN_2023a chromosome 28, ASM2944872v1, whole genome shotgun sequence contains the following coding sequences:
- the rad9b gene encoding cell cycle checkpoint control protein RAD9B yields the protein MKCVIERNGVKVFGKAVHALARIGDELWLDPMMKGLAMRSVNSAHSAYGCFLFSPLFFQHYSPDTGPAQDCGTVKCKLVMKSVLLLFRCLATIERNVDSCQISINLADNRVIFQFHCRHGITKTHNLGFQESEALQAVFPSHLCPNVLKAQPRLLGDMVMHFPVSQEEITLSMSPLRVNLKSYYEDESDQMKAMHTEMSLDPSEFDYFQVGVDSDITFCLKELRGLLSFAESHGLPVSAHFGAAGKPVAFSVDDMVLEASVVLATLVNPESRTPSQATEAQAPAALRCGGVAEPPEGPCEADAGPPQAQGFPSAGELIASSQGSPVFCGAALMREFTRTGEDSDRLRTPHYTHRGRGITTPPSSKVRSLLFGAVSCEQGDGCTFMLPSLACSSDTEDGGDERASGAL from the exons ATGAAGTGTGTCATTGAAAGAAACGGTGTTAAAG TGTTTGGGAAGGCTGTTCATGCCCTGGCACGCATAGGAGATGAATTATGGTTGGATCCTATGATGAAAGGG TTGGCAATGAGGTCAGTGAACTCAGCCCATTCTGCCTACGGCTGCTTCCTCTTCTCCCCACTGTTCTTCCAACACTACAGCCCAGACACAGGACCAGCCCAGGACTGTGGAACTGTCAAATGCAAGTTGGTCATGAAG TCAGTGCTGCTGCTGTTTCGGTGCCTGGCTACCATTGAGCGTAATGTGGATAGCTGTCAAATATCCATCAATCTCGCAGACAACCGGGTGATATTCCAGTTTCACTGCAGACATG GTATCACCAAAACACACAACCTGGGTTTCCAGGAAAGTGAAGCTCTGCAGGCAGTGTTTCCTTCTCACCTCTGCCCCAATGTCCTGAAGGCCCAGCCCAG ACTTCTAGGCGACATGGTGATGCACTTCCCAGTGTCTCAGGAAGAGATCACTCTGTCCATGTCTCCTCTGAGAGTCAATCTGAAAAGCTACTATGAAGATGAAAGTG ATCAAATGAAGGCCATGCATACTGAGATGTCTTTAGATCCCAGTGAGTTTGACTACTTCCAGGTTGGAGTTGACTCAGACATAACCTTCTGTCTGAAGGAGCTGAGG GGATTGCTGTCATTTGCTGAATCACATGGTCTACCAGTATCTGCTCACTTTGGCGCCGCAGGAAA GCCGGTGGCCTTCAGTGTAGATGACATGGTGCTGGAGGCCAGTGTGGTGTTGGCTACTCTTGTCAACCCAGAGAGCAGGACCCCCTCCCAGGCTACAGAGGCCCAGGCTCCTGCTGCACTAAG GTGTGGAGGTGTTGCGGAGCCTCCGGAGGGCCCGTGTGAGGCAGATGCCGGTCCCCCCCAGGCCCAGGGGTTTCCCTCTGCAGGCGAGCTGATAGCATCCAGCCAGGGAAGCCCAGTGTTCTGTGGAGCAGCCCTCATGAGAGAGTTCACCAGGACAGGAGAGGATTCTGATAGGCTCAGAACaccacattacacacacagagGTCGTGGCATCACAACTCCTCCTTCCTCCAAG GTTCGCTCCCTCCTCTTTGGGGCCGTGTCCTGTGAGCAAGGTGATGGTTGCACCTTTATGCTGCCCAGTCTGGCGTGTTCCAGTGATACAGAAGATGGGGGAGATGAGAGGGCCAGTGGTGCACTGTAA
- the LOC129826171 gene encoding ubiquitin-conjugating enzyme E2 G1-like isoform X1, with amino-acid sequence MAICLPWQLAERMFMCLTREVQFCPPGGYMLATLTIELNKNPVEGFSAGLIDDEDIYKWEVVIIGPQDTLFEGGFFKAYLTFPYDYPLRPPKMKFITEIWHPNVAKNGDVCISILHEPGEDKFGYEKPEERWLPIHTVETIMISVISMLADPNSDSPANVDAAKEWREDPNGEFKRKVARCVRKSQEMAFD; translated from the exons ATGGCTATATGTTTACCTTGGCAGTTGGCTGAAAGAATGTTCATGTGTCTGACAAGGGAAGTTCAATTTTGTCCACCGGGGGGGTACATGTTGGCCACACTGACAATAG AGCTCAACAAGAACCCAGTGGAGGGCTTTTCAGCTGGCCTAATAGATGATGAGGATATATACAAATGGGAGGTGGTCATCATAGGGCCACAAGACACCCTCTT TGAAGGAGGGTTTTTCAAGGCATACCTGACCTTTCCCTATGATTATCCACTACGGCCTCCCAAGATGAAGTTCATCACTGAAATTTGGCATCCTAATG TGGCAAAGAATGGTGATGTATGCATCTCAATACTGCATGAGCCAGGAGAAGACAAGTTTGGCTATGAGAAACCAGAGGAACGTTGGCTTCCAATCCACACTGTAGAGACTATTATGATTAGTGTGATCTCCATGCTGGCCGACCCTAACAGTGATTCGCCTGCTAATGTGGATGCCGCG AAAGAGTGGAGGGAGGATCCTAATGGTGAATTCAAGAGGAAGGTGGCTCGCTGTGTACGGAAAAGCCAGGAGATGGCATTTGACTAG
- the LOC129826175 gene encoding protein phosphatase PTC7 homolog, whose protein sequence is MFSVLSYGRLVARAVIGGLSQTDSRDYSLVTASCGFGKDFRKGILKKGMCYGDDACFIARHKSADVLGVADGVGGWRDYGVDPSQFSGTLMKTCERLVKEGRFVPSNPVGVLTSSYYELLQNKVPLLGSSTACIVVLDRQSHRLHTANLGDSGFLVVREGEVVHRSDEQQHYFNTPFQLSIAPPEAEGAVLSDSPDAADSSSFDVELGDIILTATDGLFDNMPDYMILQELKKLKNTNYESIQQTARSIAEQAHVLAYDPNYMSPFAQFACDNGLNVRGGKPDDITVLLSIVAEYTD, encoded by the exons ATGTTCTCCGTACTTTCATACGGTAGACTGGTTGCCAGAGCAGTAATTGGCGGACTCTCTCAAACGGATAGCCGCGACTACAGCCTGGTAACAGCAAGCTGCGGGTTTGGGAAGGATTTTCGGAAGGGTATCTTGAAGAAAGGGATGTGCTACGGCGACGACGCTTGCTTCATTGCCCGACATAAATCTGCCGATGTTTTGG GTGTGGCAGATGGAGTGGGTGGTTGGAGAGACTACGGTGTGGACCCATCACAGTTTTCAGGGACCCTTATGAAGACCTGTGAGCGGCTGGTAAAGGAGGGGCGCTTCGTTCCAAGCAACCCTGTGGGCGTCCTCACAAGCAGCTACTATGAGCTCCTACAGAACAAAGTGCCTCTGCTGG GTAGCAGCACGGCCTGTATCGTGGTGCTGGACCGGCAGAGCCATCGGCTGCACACTGCTAACTTGGGAGACTCAGGCTTCCTGGTGGTGCGGGAAGGAGAGGTGGTGCACCGCTCTGATGAACAGCAGCACTACTTCAACACCCCCTTTCAGCTCTCTATCGCCCCACCCGAGGCAGAGGGGGCCGTCCTCAGTGACAG TCCCGACGCTGCAGACAGCTCCTCCTTCGATGTCGAGTTGGGGGACATAATTCTCACAGCCACAGACGGCCTCTTCGACAACATGCCCGACTACATGATCCTACAGGAGCTGAAAAAACTCAAG AACACCAACTATGAGAGTATCCAGCAGACAGCCAGGAGCATTGCAGAGCAGGCCCATGTTCTGGCATACGACCCCAACTACATGTCGCCTTTTGCACAGTTTGCCTGTGACAATGGACTGAATGTAAGAG GAGGAAAGCCAGATGACATCACCGTGTTGCTGTCAATAGTGGCAGAGTACACAGACTAG
- the LOC129826174 gene encoding serine/threonine-protein phosphatase PP1-gamma catalytic subunit A-like, producing MADVDKLNIDSIIQRLLEVRGAKPGKNVQLQENEIRGLCLKSREIFLSQPILLELEAPLKVCGDIHGQYYDLLRLFEYGGFPPESNYLFLGDYVDRGKQSLETICLLLAYKIKYPENFFLLRGNHECASINRIYGFYDECKRRYNIKLWKTFTDCFNCLPIAAIVDEKIFCCHGGLSPDLQSMEQIRRVMRPTDVPDQGLLCDLLWSDPDKDVLGWGENDRGVSFTFGSEVVAKFLHKHDLDLICRAHQVVEDGYEFFAKRQLVTLFSAPNYCGEFDNAGAMMSVDETLMCSFQILKPAEKKKPNGSRPVTPPRNMVTKQGKK from the exons ATGGCCGATGTTGATAAACTCAATATAGACAGTATCATCCAGCGTCTTTTAGAAG TCAGAGGTGCAAAACCTGGTAAGAATGTGCAGCTGCAGGAGAATGAGATCCGAGGATTGTGCCTCAAGTCCAGGGAGATCTTTCTCAGCCAACCTATCCTTCTGGAGCTTGAAGCCCCCCTCAAAGTCTGTG GTGACATCCATGGGCAGTATTACGACTTATTGAGGCTGTTTGAGTATGGGGGCTTCCCTCCTGAGAGCAACTACCTATTTCTGGGAGACTATGTGGACAGAGGGAAGCAGTCTCTGGAGACCATCTGTCTGCTTCTAGCCTACAAAATCAAATACCCGGAGAACTTCTTCCTGCTGAGGGGAAACCATGAGTGTGCCTCCATCAACAGAATATATGGATTCTATGATGAGT GTAAAAGAAGGTACAACATCAAGCTCTGGAAAACATTTACAGATTGTTTTAACTGCCTCCCTATCGCTGCCATTGTTGATGAGAAGATCTTCTGTTGCCATGGAG GGTTGTCACCCGACCTCCAGTCCATGGAGCAGATCCGGCGTGTCATGCGGCCCACCGACGTCCCTGACCAGGGCCTCCTGTGTGACCTGCTCTGGTCTGATCCAGACAAGGATGTCCTTGGCTGGGGAGAGAACGACAGGGGTGTCTCATTCACCTTTGGATCAGAAGTGGTGGCAAAGTTCCTGCACAAACATGACTTGGATCTGATCTGTCGCGCCCATCAG GTTGTTGAGGACGGCTATGAGTTCTTTGCAAAGCGACAGCTTGTGACTTTATTCTCAGCACCGAACTACTGCGGGGAGTTTGACAATGCTGGTGCCATGATGAGTGTGGATGAGACTCTCATGTGCTCGTTTCAG ATTTTGAAGCCAGCCGAGAAGAAGAAGCCAAATGGCAGCCGTCCAGTCACACCCCCACGGAACATGGTCACCAAGCAAGGCAAGAAATAA
- the LOC129826172 gene encoding protein FAM216A produces MRKQVTFVEEIRKGDRLIKRGGSRVLATRSAESNNMYHHRYIDSEHVYKEQNTRVEMHRTAHFKVPDHQQVKTIHVPKSMMTAPFLQHPTLTTGQKRYLYSIANVYSTEHMRRLMKQHYLNVLHRCIKSGHSSLDGTKHTTGGPLLKDRLTFKMDNERDSGSRIKPYGQRKGTTVHSKVILPKITNSPSAE; encoded by the exons atgagaaaacaggtTACATTTGTCGAGGAAATAAGAAAAGGAGATCGCCTGATAAAACGCGGTGGTAGTCGCGTTTTAGCAACAAG ATCTGCGGAGTCAAATAACATGTACCATCATAGATATAtag ACTCTGAGCATGTGTATAAGGAACAAAACACCAGGGTGGAGATGCACAGGACAGCACATTTCAAGGTTCCTGACCACCAGCAGGTGAAAACCATACACGTCCCCAAGTCCATGATGACTGCACCATTTCTACAG CATCCAACCCTCACAACTGGACAGAAACGATATCTCTACAGTATTGCAAATGTTTACAGCACCGAGCACATGAGACGACTGATGAAGCAACACTATCTCAATGTGCTGCACCGGTGTATAAAATCAG GTCATAGCTCTTTGGATGGAACCAAACATACTACTGGAGGCCCACTGCTTAAAGATCGGCTCACATTCAAGATGGACAATGAGAGAGATTCTGGATCTAGGATCAAGCCATATGGACAGAGGAAGGGCACCACAGTGCACTCTAAAGTTATTCTCCCAAAGATTACCAACAGTCCCAGTGCAGAGTGA
- the LOC129826171 gene encoding ubiquitin-conjugating enzyme E2 G1-like isoform X2, whose product MFMCLTREVQFCPPGGYMLATLTIELNKNPVEGFSAGLIDDEDIYKWEVVIIGPQDTLFEGGFFKAYLTFPYDYPLRPPKMKFITEIWHPNVAKNGDVCISILHEPGEDKFGYEKPEERWLPIHTVETIMISVISMLADPNSDSPANVDAAKEWREDPNGEFKRKVARCVRKSQEMAFD is encoded by the exons ATGTTCATGTGTCTGACAAGGGAAGTTCAATTTTGTCCACCGGGGGGGTACATGTTGGCCACACTGACAATAG AGCTCAACAAGAACCCAGTGGAGGGCTTTTCAGCTGGCCTAATAGATGATGAGGATATATACAAATGGGAGGTGGTCATCATAGGGCCACAAGACACCCTCTT TGAAGGAGGGTTTTTCAAGGCATACCTGACCTTTCCCTATGATTATCCACTACGGCCTCCCAAGATGAAGTTCATCACTGAAATTTGGCATCCTAATG TGGCAAAGAATGGTGATGTATGCATCTCAATACTGCATGAGCCAGGAGAAGACAAGTTTGGCTATGAGAAACCAGAGGAACGTTGGCTTCCAATCCACACTGTAGAGACTATTATGATTAGTGTGATCTCCATGCTGGCCGACCCTAACAGTGATTCGCCTGCTAATGTGGATGCCGCG AAAGAGTGGAGGGAGGATCCTAATGGTGAATTCAAGAGGAAGGTGGCTCGCTGTGTACGGAAAAGCCAGGAGATGGCATTTGACTAG
- the LOC129826171 gene encoding ubiquitin-conjugating enzyme E2 G1-like isoform X3 has translation MTEQSALLLRKQLAELNKNPVEGFSAGLIDDEDIYKWEVVIIGPQDTLFEGGFFKAYLTFPYDYPLRPPKMKFITEIWHPNVAKNGDVCISILHEPGEDKFGYEKPEERWLPIHTVETIMISVISMLADPNSDSPANVDAAKEWREDPNGEFKRKVARCVRKSQEMAFD, from the exons ATGACTGAACAATCAGCATTACTTCTTCGAAAGCAATTGGCAG AGCTCAACAAGAACCCAGTGGAGGGCTTTTCAGCTGGCCTAATAGATGATGAGGATATATACAAATGGGAGGTGGTCATCATAGGGCCACAAGACACCCTCTT TGAAGGAGGGTTTTTCAAGGCATACCTGACCTTTCCCTATGATTATCCACTACGGCCTCCCAAGATGAAGTTCATCACTGAAATTTGGCATCCTAATG TGGCAAAGAATGGTGATGTATGCATCTCAATACTGCATGAGCCAGGAGAAGACAAGTTTGGCTATGAGAAACCAGAGGAACGTTGGCTTCCAATCCACACTGTAGAGACTATTATGATTAGTGTGATCTCCATGCTGGCCGACCCTAACAGTGATTCGCCTGCTAATGTGGATGCCGCG AAAGAGTGGAGGGAGGATCCTAATGGTGAATTCAAGAGGAAGGTGGCTCGCTGTGTACGGAAAAGCCAGGAGATGGCATTTGACTAG